The bacterium nucleotide sequence CGGTCATCGCCACTACCGCGCCGCGCGCGCGCAGCGCCCGCACGATGCGCAGCTTGTGCTCGGGCGTCACCCGCGCCAGCACCCGGGCATCCTCGAGCTCGTCTATCAAACCCTCGTCGCTGAGCTGGTCCAACTCGCGGCCGGTCAAGACGGTGCCGGCCTCGTCGGTAATGCCCACCTCTTCGGCGATGGCCACGGCGGTAGCGCGATGGTCGCCCGTCACCATAATGGGCGTGATGTGCGCCAGCCGGCACTTGCGCACCGCCTCGTAGACCTCCGCTCGAGGCGGGTCCTCGATCGCGACGTACCCGCGGAACGTGAGGTCCCGTTCGATTTCGACCGACACCTCTTCGTCGTGGGCCACGGCGCGGGTCGCGACGGCGATAACGCGCAAGCCGCGGGCCGCCAGGCCGGCGTTGGCGTCCTCGAGCGCGGCCCGGCTCTCGGGCGTTAGCGGCCTCTCGCGCTCGCCGCCCATAACCGCCGCGCACAGCTCGAGCACTATCTCCGGCGCGCCCTTCACGACGGCGACGCGGCCGCCGTTCACGCCGAATACCGCGGTCATCCTCTTACGCTTGGAGTCGAAAGGCACTTCGGCCTGGAACTCGTACCGGGAGGCCAGCTCGCGCGCGTCCACGCCCACGTCCAGCGCCGCCTCCACCAGCGCCGCTTCGGTGGGGTTGCTGCGTTCGCCGCCGAACGAGTAATCGCCCGTAGTGGCCGCGTAAATGAAGTCGGAGGTGCACAGGACCGCGGTGGCGAGCAAGTCCTTCAGGTCGTCGGGCGCTTCGGCCCGCACTACCTCCCGGCCGTTGACGTACGCCCGCCGCGCCACCATCCTGTTCTCGGTCAGCGTACCGGTCTTGTCGGTGCATATCACCGACGTCGAGCCCAGCGTCTCGACCGACGATAGGCGGCGGATAAGCGCGTGGCGCCGGACCATCCGCTGCACGCCGATGGCGAGCGCGATGGTAACGACGGCGGGGAGGCCCTCCGGGATGGCGGCCACCGCCAGCGTTACCGCGATCAGGAACATCTCCTGCGCCGGCAACCCCCGCAGAAGGCCCGCGCCGAACATCACCCCGCACAGGATAAGCACGGCCCAGACCAAAAGCTTCCCCAACCTGGCCAGCCGCCGCTGGAGAGGCGTCTCCTCGCCCCCCACTTCCTGCACCAGCGCCGCGATGCGTCCGAGCTCGGTGCCCATCCCGGTGGCGACGACCAGGCCGTCGCCGCGGCCGTACGTTACGACGGTCCCGGTGTACGCCATATTCCGCCGGTCGGCCAGCGGCATGTCGTCGTCGAGCTCGAGCGCCGCCTCTTTCTCGACGGCCAAAGATTCGCCGGTGAGCGCCGCCTCGTCCACCTGGAGGTTGTGCTCTTCGACCAGGCGAAGGTCCGCCGGGACGCGGTCGCCGGCCCGCAGCCGGACGAGGTCCCCCGGGACCACGTCGCGCGTATCCACCACTTTCTCGCGGCCGTCGCGCACCACCGCGGCCTTGGGCGCCGCCATCTCGCGCAGCGCCTGCAGCGACTTCTCGGCCCGATATTCCTGAACGAAGCCCAAGATGCCGTTGAGCATCACGATGGCGAGAATCGCCGCGGCGTCCACGTATTCGCCCAGGAAGGCCGAGACGATGCACGCGCCGATAAGGACCAGTACGAGGAAGTCGGTGAATTGCGAGAGGAATACTTTAACGCCGCGCCGCGCGCCCACCTGCGCCAGGGCGTTGGGGCCGTAGCGTCGGAGTCGGGCCGCGGCCTCGTCCGCCGTGAGCCCCAGCCGCGGCGAGGTCCCCAGTTGCGACGCGACGTCCGCCGCGGCCCGGGCGTGCCATAACTTGTCGACGCTTCCCGCCATACTAGTCGGCCGCGAACAGGTGTTTTACGCCCTGCGCCAGCGCGGCCAGGAAACCCGCCCGCCGCTGCCGAGCCAATTCCAAGTACGTCTGCCGCACCTGCTCGAGCACGTCGCCCTCTTTATCCGCCGGCGGCCGCTCGTCGCGGAGGCCCTTGGGCAAGCCGGCCTCAGCGAGCAGCCGCGAAGCCGTCGCCCGACCCAGCTCCGACGTCAACGCCAGGTAGTCGTCGTCTCTCAAATAGTATCCCCACTCGGCGACGATTTCCCTCATACGCTCGCGGTTGGGGTTGATGACCCGCTCCGACATACTGACCTGTACGGCGAGGAACGCCTCGGCCGCGCCCTTCTTCTCCTCGGGCGAAAAAGGCGCGCTCTCGCCCGCGTACGTCGCCATCAAGCGGTCCTCGACTTCGCCGATCTTCGCCCGCGCCGCGGCGTTCTCGTTCAGCAGGGCGTGGAGCGGCCCGTACGCCTTGCTCAACGCCGCTTCCAATCCGCGGCGCCGGCTCGCGACCGCCAAAACGACCGCCATCGCGGCCAGGCCGAAAAGCGTTCCCACACAAAGATAACCAAGCGTCGAAACCGTATTTCCCATTACGTTCTCCCCGGTGAAAGCCTACCGTCCTTCGGCCGTACGCGGCGCCGCTGCCAACGCCGCCATAACGGCCGCCGCCAAAGTAACGACCGCTATCGCGGCCTTACCGATGCCCAGCGCCGGTACTAAGACCACGGCCGTAACCGCCGCGCCCGCCGCGCTTCCCAGCATGTCGGTACCGTAGAGCACGCCCGCGCCCCGCTCCCCCCACGCCCGGAGCGCCACGACGAACTGCGCGCCGCCGCACAGGCCGGCGGCGAAGGCCAAAGCGCCGAAGATGACGTGCAGAACAACCGCCGGCGCCGCGGCCCAGCGCGAGAGCAAGTAAAGCGCCGGCGGCAGCGCGAACGCCACCATCGCCGCGAACGCCATAATATTGACCAACCGCTGCCGGTACGCCCCGGCCTCCCGCGGCGGCGGCAGCAACCCGCCCGCCGCCACGCCCGCCATAAAAGCTCCCACGATTAGCGCCAACTCCAAATAAGCCGAGCCGTACACCACCTGGAAGCCGAATATTATCAACACCTCGAGCGATATTTCGACGAAACCTTGCGCCGCGACGGCGAGCGCCACCGCCGGCCTGCCCCCCAGCCGCCGCCGCCATATAAACCACGGCGCCGCAAGGGCCGCGGCGAACGCGATAATATACCATAACCGCAGCCCCCTTGCGGCCGTTAATACGCGCCGCCCCGCGCCGCCCACCCGCGCCGCCCACAACGCCAGGCCGTAGTAAAGCGCCTTGGGCTTCAAATCGGTATTCACGTCCGCCGGCAGGCTCGTCGCCCGCGCCGCGGCGTCGACGCGGTCCGCCGTAAGCGCGTAACGGAAGTAGGTCTCGGTCAGATATTGATTTCGGATACTACAACGGCGCAGCGCTCGCGCGTACGCCCCGGCCGAAGCGTCTACGGCCGCGTCGGAGGCCAGGAACGTGAAGCGCTCGCCGGGCACGTACGCGACGTGGGGGAAGGCCGCGGCCGCGGTCGCGCGGCTCGAGCTCAGGAACTCCGCAAGGTCGGGAGGATAGTAATTCGCCGCGCCGGGCGCGCTGAAGGCCAACAAGCCGCCGGGCGCAAGGAGACCGTGTACGTCTTCGAAAAACTCGACCGTAAAATAGCGGTTAATCTGGGCCGATACCGGCGTCGGCATCGCGACGATGACGACGTCCGCCCGTTCGCCGCGCGAAGCGGCGCGCCGCGCCCACAACCGGCCGTCGCCGCTAATGAACGTTACGCCGGGGAGCGCGTCTACGCCCGGGTAAAACGTCGCCGCCGCGGCCTCCACCAGCGCCGCGTCCAATTCCACGTATACGACTTCCCCGACGGCGGCGAACTTCGCGAACTCGGCCAGCGCGCCGGTCAAACCGCCGCCGAAGAGGACCACGCGCCCCGCCTCCGGCCGAAGCAACATCGCCGGCTGGACCGTCTCCTCCGCCGCCAACCGGTCCGGGTATGACGCCACCAGTAGGCCGTTTTCGTAAAGCGAATTTTGGTCCGCCCGCCTCGCCGCCACCACCGCGCCGTACGGCGACGTGCGGTAGGCCGTCACCTTTTCACCCGGAAAAGAGCGAGCGAAGAACCACCGTTCCAACAATGGGGCGCGGAACGCCGCGACGCCGCAAGCCGCGGCCAGCGTCAGTAGAAGCGCGACGGCCGCGCCGACGCGCGCCCCGCGGGCCCGCACCAGCGCCACCGACGCCGCCCCCGCCGCGCACAGGAGAACGAGGGCCCCTGCGGTTAACGGGGAAAACCAACGGTAAAGTATCGTCGTGAAGAGGAGGCCGGCGACGCACGAGCCCGCGGCCTCGGCGACGTACACGACTTTGGCCTTGCCGGCCGCCGCCGCCACGAGCGCGAAGGTCGCGCCGGCGAAGAAGGCCGCCGGCCCCGCCGCGGCGAAGGCGAAGGCGAACCCCCGCAGCCAACCCACCACTTCCCCCGGGACGGCTCCCAATATCGTACGGCCGCCCCACGTGAGCCACAGGCCGAATAAATAAAAGGCGCCGAGCGCCGCGAACGACAGCACCGCCGCGAGCCAGGAAGGCCGACGCAGCCGACTCGCCGCCAGGCTGCCGAGGCCGCCCGCGGCCAGCCACGCGCAAAGGGTCAGGCCGACGGCGACCTCGTTGCCGCCCGTGAGCGACAAGTACTCGCGTAAGAGCTCGAGTTGGGCGACGACGGCCGCGGCGCCCAGGCAAAAAGCGAAGACGATAGTCGCCATAAAGGGTAAAGACGTCGCCGGAGAACGGCGCCCGCGGCCGGGCCTTTACTCCTATCCCGCGCCCGCGACGACGTGCACGAGCCAGGGCAAGACTAGGGCGCGGAGGGCCCACAGCGCCGCCAGGACGACCAGCGGCGAGATATCGATGCCGCCGAGGTTGAGGCGCAACCGATAATGGATGAAATCGCGCACCGGGTATAACACCGGGTCCGTAATCGCGTAAAGGAACCTGACGATGGGATTGCGGGGGTTGGGCCTGAACCACGACATGATGGCCCGGGCGACGATAACGAGCATGTAAATCCAGACGGCTCGGTCGAGGATCAATAACGCTATAAGTATCGCGTTGCTCATATTATTTAAAACCGGGTCATATCGCCCAGGCGCGCGAGGCGCTCCTCCACCTCGTCGCGGGTCAACTTCGCCAGCCTGGTTATCCCCAATCCCTCGACGGCGAAGGAGGCCACGGTGGCGCCGTAGGCCACGGCGCGGCAGAGGTTGGCCGGCGACGTATCGTCGGACGCGGCGAGGAAGCCGAGGAAACCGCCGGCGAAGGTGTCGCCCGCGCCCGTGGGGTCGGCGACCTCGCGTACCGGGAACGCCGGCAATATAAATTCGAAATCGCGGGCCATAAGGACGGCGCCGTGCTCGCCTTTCTTGGCAAGCACGTACCGAGGCCCCAGCTCGAGGAGACGCGTCATCGCGGCGAGCAAATTCGCCTCGCCCCCCAGCATCCTCGCCTCGGCGTCGTTTACGACGAGAACGTCGGCTCGAGCTACCACCTCGGCCAGGTCGTCGCGCTGCCGGTCTATCCAGTAGTTCATCGTATCGACGGCGACGAACCGGGGGCCGTTGAGTTGCTCCAAAACGGCGAGCTGCAGCAGCGGGTCGATGTTGCCCAGCGCGACGTACGGGTAGTTGCGGCAGCTCTCCGGCACCACCGGCCGGAACTCGCCGAAGACGCCGAGCTCGGTTTTTTCGGTTATGGCGACGTTGACGTCCTCTTCGTAGCGGCCGCACCACCGGAAGGTCCGGCCCTCGCGGCGCTCCAGGCCGGCGCAATCGACGCCGCGGTCGGCGAAAATTTGAAACGCCTCTTCGGGGAAATCGTCGCCCACCACCGCCACGACGGCCACCGGCGCGAACAGCGAGGCCGCGAGCGCGAAGTAGGTCGCCGAACCGCCCAACCCCTCGTCAACGCTGCCGCCGGGGGCTTTTACGGTATCCAACGCGACGGACCCTACGGCCAATATGCTCATATCACTCCGCGGTCAACGATACTCTTCAACACTTACGCTGATTTCTTATTAATGCTATCATAAGGCCTACGGTGGTGTCAACGGCTCGAGCCGGAGTCGTTATGGAAGCGGACAAGATATTCAAAGCTAAGGCCATAGTAACCGCGCCCGGCGCGCCCGACGCGTATTCCCTGGCGGTTAAACGGGGCCGCGTCGCGGCGGTCGACGTCGAAGGACGGGAAGATTTCGCTCGGGCCGGCGTGCCGGTAGTCGACTTCGGCGACGCCGTCGTACTGCCCGGGTTGTGGGACGCGCACGTGCACCTGTTGTCGACCGGTCTCGCGCTCCGCGAGGTGGACCTGAGCGGCGCCCGCCGCCTGGCCGACGTTCTGGAGCTCGTACGGGACGGGGCCGGCAACGCCGACGAAATCGTAATGTGCGCCGGCCTGGACGACAGCCGCCTGGCCGAAGGGCGCTTGCCCACCGGAGCCGAGCTCGACGGCGCGTCGCCGGACAAACCCGTGGCCGTAACCCGCGTGGATTATCACACGCTGGTGGTCAACGCCGCGGCCTGGCCGCGCTTCGGCCTCGAGCCCTCCTGGCCGGGCGTAGAGCTGGATGCCGACGGCCGGCCCACCGGCGTCCTTCGCGGCCGGGCGAACGAGCTGGCGCGCGCGAAGGTCCGCGGCCGGCTCGAGCGGGCGACGAAGACCGCGGCCTACCGCGACGGCGCGGCGCTTGCCGCCTCCCGCGGCGTCGTGGCGCTGTGCGCGCTCGAGGGAGGACAAATCGCGGGGGAAGAAGACGTACGGGTTCTTCTGAAATGTCGCGACCGGCTGCCGGTAGAAACTTTTGTATTCCCCCAAGTAACGTCCGCGAGGACGGCGCGCGAGCTGCGCTTGCCGCGGTTGGGCGGCTGCCTGTTGGTGGACGGCTCCATCGGCTCGTGGACCGCGGCGCTGAGCGAGCCTTACGCCGACAAACCCGCGACGCGGGGCGAGCTGTATTTCGCCGACGACGACCTGAACGCGCTCGTCATGACGGCGCACGCCGCCGGCCTCCAGGTGGCGC carries:
- a CDS encoding amidohydrolase, translating into MEADKIFKAKAIVTAPGAPDAYSLAVKRGRVAAVDVEGREDFARAGVPVVDFGDAVVLPGLWDAHVHLLSTGLALREVDLSGARRLADVLELVRDGAGNADEIVMCAGLDDSRLAEGRLPTGAELDGASPDKPVAVTRVDYHTLVVNAAAWPRFGLEPSWPGVELDADGRPTGVLRGRANELARAKVRGRLERATKTAAYRDGAALAASRGVVALCALEGGQIAGEEDVRVLLKCRDRLPVETFVFPQVTSARTARELRLPRLGGCLLVDGSIGSWTAALSEPYADKPATRGELYFADDDLNALVMTAHAAGLQVALHAIGDRAVSQVLDSYGVAAYEHPRDDCRHRVEHAELVSDRDLERAAELGVILSVQPAFEWLWGGPGKLYETRLGERRRRTNRLRSALAAGVALAGGSDSNITPINPLLGIAAATNHPTEEERLSFDDALAMFTLGAAASVFAEDDWGTLSPGKWASFTVVARDPRQLAAAEPADAEVVATVVKGKFTYRKDGTPGL
- a CDS encoding calcium-translocating P-type ATPase, PMCA-type: MAGSVDKLWHARAAADVASQLGTSPRLGLTADEAAARLRRYGPNALAQVGARRGVKVFLSQFTDFLVLVLIGACIVSAFLGEYVDAAAILAIVMLNGILGFVQEYRAEKSLQALREMAAPKAAVVRDGREKVVDTRDVVPGDLVRLRAGDRVPADLRLVEEHNLQVDEAALTGESLAVEKEAALELDDDMPLADRRNMAYTGTVVTYGRGDGLVVATGMGTELGRIAALVQEVGGEETPLQRRLARLGKLLVWAVLILCGVMFGAGLLRGLPAQEMFLIAVTLAVAAIPEGLPAVVTIALAIGVQRMVRRHALIRRLSSVETLGSTSVICTDKTGTLTENRMVARRAYVNGREVVRAEAPDDLKDLLATAVLCTSDFIYAATTGDYSFGGERSNPTEAALVEAALDVGVDARELASRYEFQAEVPFDSKRKRMTAVFGVNGGRVAVVKGAPEIVLELCAAVMGGERERPLTPESRAALEDANAGLAARGLRVIAVATRAVAHDEEVSVEIERDLTFRGYVAIEDPPRAEVYEAVRKCRLAHITPIMVTGDHRATAVAIAEEVGITDEAGTVLTGRELDQLSDEGLIDELEDARVLARVTPEHKLRIVRALRARGAVVAMTGDGVNDAPALKEADIGVAMGITGTDVSKEASDMILTDDNFATIVAAVEEGRSIYANIKKFIHFLLSCNASELLVMIVATLAGWPLPLVPIQILWVNLITDGAPALALGVDPPEVGLLLKPPRPKHAFLFDAHDLRLIPLQGLMIAAATLGSFVLVLRVFGEGLATARTFAFSVLTLSQLFHALNCRSQTRSFFALGPFSNPWLLYAVAFSLLLHLGIVYVPFLQPIFHTVPLSLRDWGLMLAISALPLVFMEIYKPLYALVRRIRREPEDYFGVFPE
- a CDS encoding PfkB family carbohydrate kinase; amino-acid sequence: MSILAVGSVALDTVKAPGGSVDEGLGGSATYFALAASLFAPVAVVAVVGDDFPEEAFQIFADRGVDCAGLERREGRTFRWCGRYEEDVNVAITEKTELGVFGEFRPVVPESCRNYPYVALGNIDPLLQLAVLEQLNGPRFVAVDTMNYWIDRQRDDLAEVVARADVLVVNDAEARMLGGEANLLAAMTRLLELGPRYVLAKKGEHGAVLMARDFEFILPAFPVREVADPTGAGDTFAGGFLGFLAASDDTSPANLCRAVAYGATVASFAVEGLGITRLAKLTRDEVEERLARLGDMTRF
- a CDS encoding YggT family protein, translating into MSNAILIALLILDRAVWIYMLVIVARAIMSWFRPNPRNPIVRFLYAITDPVLYPVRDFIHYRLRLNLGGIDISPLVVLAALWALRALVLPWLVHVVAGAG